The following coding sequences are from one Lolium rigidum isolate FL_2022 chromosome 6, APGP_CSIRO_Lrig_0.1, whole genome shotgun sequence window:
- the LOC124662689 gene encoding G-type lectin S-receptor-like serine/threonine-protein kinase At2g19130: MASSMTPLSPATIYVLFVIALVALQGAPLRAGAADTLSVDQPLSVSQEPLVSKSGKFALGFFQPDNSTYWYIGIWYNKISKKTPVWVANRDSPISSPQSSRLTISSDGNMVIANNSRSAIWSTNISNIASGQTVGVILDTGNLVLALASNTSVVLWQSFDHLGDTWLPGGKLGRGKLTDGSTRLVAWKTYNDPAPGPFSIVLDPNGTSQYLLMWNSTQQYWTTGNWTGRSFTAVPEMISSDAYAHSLYRFDYVNGANGSYFTYEITDDSILMRFQVDVTGQIRFTTWVESAGEWTLFWSQPKAQCDVYSLCGPFSVCVDNSQPSCRCLRGFRERRLQAWLEGDHTEGCSRNTALQQCGLQGGTQKGKKDRFYVMPNVKLPSDGQDVVAAQNARDCELVCLGNCSCTAYSYNGSCWLWHDGLINLRDMSSIGNGDGTILIRLAASEFTSTGNKKKLIVGVVAAAVVAAITVIALVAVFILRSRRVKALRRVEGSVMAFTYRDMQSMTKKFSEKLGGGGFGSVFKGSLPDATGTLVAVKKLEGVRQGEKQFRAEVSTIGTIQHVNLIRLLGFCSEGARRLLVYEHMPNGSLDRHLFGSSSGHGVVLSWETRYQIALGIARGLHYLHEKCRDCIIHCDIKPENILLDNKLVAKVADFGLAKLMGRDFSRVLTTMRGTVGYLAPEWITGTAITSKADVYSYGMMLFEIVSGRRNARRRQDSTVDFFPLLAARMLAEGELDGIVDIRLGTDVDLAEVERVCKVACWCIQDDESARPSMAMVVQVLERLVEVSVQPVPRSLKLLTDQGNDAELFSEMPPE; the protein is encoded by the exons ATGGCGAGTTCCATGACACCCCTCTCCCCTGCAACCATTTACGTTCTGTTCGTCATTGCTTTGGTTGCTCTGCAAGGAGCCCCGCTACGCGCCGGTGCAGCAGATACGTTGTCCGTCGACCAGCCGTTGTCCGTCAGCCAGGAGCCGCTTGTCTCCAAGAGTGGCAAGTTCGCGTTGGGATTTTTCCAGCCAG ATAACTCAACGTATTGGTACATAGGCATATGGTACAACAAAATTTCAAAGAAAACACCAGTCTGGGTTGCAAACAGGGACTCTCCGATCTCTAGTCCACAGTCGTCACGGCTGACCATATCAAGCGATGGCAACATGGTCATAGCCAACAATTCAAGATCGGCAATCTGGTCTACCAACATAAGCAACATCGCCTCAGGCCAAACGGTTGGCGTCATCCTTGACACTGGCAACCTTGTCCTGGCACTCGCGTCAAATACCTCCGTCGTGCTGTGGCAGAGCTTCGACCACTTAGGCGACACATGGCTCCCTGGCGGAAAGCTTGGCCGGGGCAAGCTCACCGACGGGAGCACACGTCTAGTGGCATGGAAGACTTACAATGATCCAGCTCCAGGGCCGTTCTCCATTGTATTGGACCCAAATGGCACGAGCCAATACTTGCTCATGTGGAATAGTACCCAGCAGTACTGGACCACTGGCAACTGGACCGGAAGAAGCTTCACAGCCGTGCCGGAGATGATATCCAGCGACGCCTATGCCCACTCGCTGTATCGATTCGACTACGTCAATGGCGCCAACGGGAGCTACTTCACCTATGAGATCACAGACGACTCAATTCTGATGCGGTTTCAGGTGGACGTGACAGGGCAGATTAGGTTCACGACGTGGGTGGAGTCCGCCGGCGAGTGGACACTCTTCTGGTCACAGCCCAAGGCGCAGTGCGACGTCTACTCTCTTTGCGGACCCTTCAGTGTGTGCGTCGATAACTCGCAGCCGTCATGCAGGTGTCTCCGCGGCTTCCGGGAGCGGCGGCTGCAAGCGTGGCTGGAAGGAGATCACACGGAAGGTTGTTCCAGGAACACGGCGCTGCAGCAATGCGGCCTCCAAGGCGGAACGCAGAAGGGGAAGAAAGACAGGTTCTACGTGATGCCAAACGTGAAGCTGCCAAGCGATGGGCAGGATGTGGTGGCTGCACAAAATGCTCGCGACTGCGAGCTCGTGTGTCTCGGGAACTGCTCATGCACCGCTTACTCTTACAACGGCAGCTGCTGGCTCTGGCACGACGGCCTCATCAACCTTCGAGACATGAGCAGCATTGGTAATGGAGACGGCACCATTCTGATCCGCCTGGCTGCATCTGAGTTCACTAGCACCGGGAACAAGAAGAAACTGATAGTTGGTGTTGTCGCCGCCGCGGTTGTGGCTGCGATCACTGTTATTGCGCTCGTAGCGGTGTTCATTCTGAGAAGCAGAAGGGTGAAGGCCCTTCGGAGGGTCGAAGGTTCCGTGATGGCATTCACATACCGCGACATGCAGTCTATGACCAAAAAGTTTTCCGAGAAGCTCGGCGGTGGCGGCTTCGGGTCGGTGTTCAAAGGTTCACTCCCGGACGCTACGGGGACGCTCGTTGCCGTGAAGAAACTCGAGGGCGTCCGTCAGGGCGAGAAgcagttccgcgcggaggtcagCACCATTGGCACGATCCAACACGTCAACCTCATCCGGCTCCTGGGGTTCTGCTCCGAGGGGGCACGGAGGCTGCTCGTCTACGAGCACATGCCCAACGGCTCCTTGGACAGGCACCTCTTCGGGTCTAGCTCCGGCCATGGCGTCGTCCTGAGCTGGGAGACGAGGTACCAGATCGCTCTGGGGATCGCGAGGGGATTGCACTATTTGCACGAGAAATGCAGAGACTGCATCATACACTGTGACATTAAGCCCGAGAACATCCTCCTGGACAACAAGCTCGTCGCGAAGGTGGCGGACTTTGGTCTCGCGAAGCTCATGGGCCGCGACTTCAGCCGTGTGCTGACGACGATGAGGGGCACGGTCGGGTACCTCGCGCCGGAGTGGATAACCGGCACGGCCATCACCTCCAAGGCGGACGTTTACAGCTACGGCATGATGCTTTTCGAGATCGTGTCGGGCAGGAGGAACGCGAGGCGGCGACAGGACAGCACGGTGGATTTCTTTCCGTTGTTGGCCGCGAGGATGCTAGCTGAAGGCGAATTGGACGGCATCGTGGACATCCGGCTAGGCACCGATGTGGACTTGGCTGAGGTGGAGAGGGTCTGCAAGGTGGCGTGCTGGTGCATCCAAGACGACGAGAGCGCTAGGCCATCCATGGCGATGGTCGTACAGGTTCTGGAACGGCTGGTTGAGGTCAGTGTCCAGCCGGTTCCGAGATCGCTCAAACTCCTAACAGACCAAGGGAATGATGCGGAATTATTTTCGGAGATGCCACCCGAATAA
- the LOC124668538 gene encoding cytochrome c, with protein MASFAEAPPGNAASGEKIFKTKCAQCHTVEKGAGHKQGPNLNGLFGRQSGTTPGYSYSTANKSMAVIWEEKTLYDYLLNPKKYIPGTKMVFPGLKKPQERADLIAYLKSATA; from the exons atggCGTCGTTCGCGGAGGCGCCCCCGGGGAACGCTGCCTCCGGCGAGAAGATCTTCAAGACCAAGTGCGCCCAGTGCCACACCGTCGAGAAGGGCGCCGGCCACAAGCAAG GGCCTAACCTGAATGGTCTGTTTGGGAGGCAATCTGGCACGACTCCTGGTTATTCTTACTCTACGGCCAACAAGAGCATGGCTGTGATTTGGGAGGAGAAGACGTTGTATGACTACCTGCTTAATCCTAAGAAG TACATTCCTGGAACTAAGATGGTGTTCCCTGGACTGAAGAAGCCTCAGGAACGTGCTGATCTCATTGCATACCTGAAGAGTGCCACAGCTTGA